AGCATATTAGATGTATCACTTAAGTTGTTTGTTGAACGCGGGTTCCATGGAACATCAACAGCAGAAATTGCAAAAACAGCTGGAGTGGCCACAGGAACATTATTCCATTACTTCAAAACCAAGGAAGATTTGATTAACACCCTATACCTAAACATCAAGGGTTGTTTGTTGAACGATGTTAAGGGAAACTACAATGATAAAGAATCATTTAAAGAAAATATAAAAAAATTATGGCTAAAATTCATCAACTTCGGCATCAATAACCCTTATAAATTCCAATTTATCCTAATTTTCCACAGTTCACCATATATTACTTCACTTACCAAAGAACAAGCTGAAACCAGATTTGTGGAAGTACTGGAAATCTACAAGAAGGGTATAGAAAAGAATGAAATCAAAATGGTGTACAATGAAATGGTAATGGATTATTTCTGGGGCAATATCTTTGGAACTGTAAGCCATTTCACCAAGTATCCAGAAAACTTGAATGAAAAAAATATCAATTTAGCATTTGAACTTTTCTGGGATGGAATATCTAAATAAATAATTTAAATTTTGTTAAGGGTAAAATGATTAATAGATATATTGTGGGGGGCTAAAATACAATGTTATACAGAAAAATAGAAAAAAATGGGGATGAACTATCGGTTTTAGGGTATGGTGCAATGAGATTGCCATCTAAAAACGGAAGAACAGACGAAGAAAGATCCATTAAACAGATAAGATACGCTATAGACCATGGTGTAAATTACATAGACACAGCAATAGCCTACATGAACGAACCACTGGTTGGAAGAGCACTTCAAGATGGCTACAGAGAGAAAGTTAAAATAGCAACCAAACTTCCACCTTGGAATGTGAAAAATAAGGAAGACATAGAAAATGTTTTCAAAGTCCAGCTTGAAAATTTCAACATCGAATACATAGATTACTATATGCTACACGGCCTCCACGCAACAAACTGGAAAAAGATGATTGAACTGGATGTATTAACATTCTTAGATAAAATCAAAAAAGCTGGAAAAATCAAAAATGCAGGTTTTTCATTTCACGGAGATAAAGACACTTTCAAAGAGATTGTAGATTCATACGACTGGGATTTTTGTATGATCCAATATAATTATCTTGACGAAGAAAACCAGGCAGGAACAGAAGGTTTAAAATATGCTGCAGAAAGAGGATTGGGAATAATAGTTATGGAACCTTTTAGAGGAGGTAACCTCACACGGGCAATACCTCCCGAAGTTCAAGAAATATGGGACAAATCAGAAGTAAAGAGAACACCTGCAGAATGGGCCTTAAGATGGGTTTTAAACCATCCTGAAGTAACATGTGTTCTTTCAGGAATGAATGAAGAGGAACACATCGAAGAAAATCTCAAAATTGCGGATGAAGCACTACCAAATTCACTTTCAGAAGAAGAATTGGACATAATAGGACAGGTCAGGGATAAATATAGGGAACTTATGAAAATAGGATGTACTGGATGCCGCTACTGCATGCCATGTCCATCTGGAGTTGATATTGCCAAATGTTTCGAGATGTACGATTCCTCAAAAATATTTCCTAGTAATAAAATAGAAACACAGATCATGTATGCACTGAGTTTAGGAGTAATCCATGGTAAACCCGCTTACGCCTCTAATTGTACCAAGTGTGGGAAGTGTGAAAGACATTGTCCTCAGGAATTACCAATCATGGATCTTTTAGACGATGTATCAGGTGATATGGAAGGTGTTATAACCAAAATATTCCCGCCAATATTCAAGACATACCTACGTTTTGATAAATACCGGACTGACAGAAGAGCAAGGAACATGTAAAGAATAGGAAGAATATTACTAACTAAATTACAGTTTTTGGGATTATAACCCATTTTTTACCACCATCATAAATTTAATCTCTCAATTTATGCATAATTATGGCCTAATTTATGAAGAATATATATCCTCTTCATCAAATAATAATACACATCAAATGATATTTAAAATATTATTTGTGGAATTTGAATTGTGGAACAAATAATATATATGATGGTCTGTTTTCAGTTCTCCCCAATTTTTGATTTGGAGTGATAAAATGGCAATAACAATTAATATTCCCTTTGAATTGGAGGTAAAATTTAGGAGAATGGCCCCTAGACAAATTCGGAGATAAAAAGGGTAGATTATCAAAGGGTGCAATAGAAGCCTTGGAAGAATGATGCAATATTGATACTTAAAGATTCTAAACATTTATTAAACAAATTTTATTATTTTATTTTTAAATTTACATATTCCCCATAAATTTTTGGTGTAGGAGAAGTATCATAATTTTTTTTATTTATTTTATTTTATACCGCTGTGAGTTAATTCAATTTCCAATGGATTATTGTTATTCATTTTTTAGGAATGTTTGTTATGGTTGTGTGTTGGCCTAATTTATACTCTTGTTTGGATTTTTGTTATCATAATCATTTTTTCATTTCTAAAAATCCTCTATCTCTAAGCAAAACCTTTATAAATAAAATGCATTGAATTAAATAAATAGAATAAACTTATTAGTTACTGATATGATTGTTATGTTTTGAATTTTATTGTGGGGTGGTTAAAATGGTTGAATCTGAAATTTCTGGTACAATGGACACTAAACGTCTTGAAACTCTTGTTGATGGTATATTTGCCATTGCTATGACTTTGCTGGTTTTGGGGTTAGCTGCTCCTCAAATCTCTGGCCCTTTAACTAATGCAGCTGTGACAAATGCTATTCTTAATATTATACCAAATCTTATATCGCTTATAATTAGTTTCATACTTCTTGCTGTTTTCTGGAAAATACATCATCGTATTTTTAAACAGATAGATAGGATGGATGGCACATTGTTGTGGATAAATGTTATCTGGCTGCTGTTTATTGTATTGGTTCCATTTTCATCAACATTAACAGGTGATTACGGCCAATTTCCAGTAACACATGTCGTGTTTAATTTAAACATGCTGGGTATAGCAGTACTTCTCTTCTTAAACTGGGAATATGCAACTAGACACAATTTTATACTTGATACAGTAGACAAAGCACAGATTACCTTCACAAAAAGGATTAATATCGCATTTATCGGTCTGGTGTTTCTGGCAATATTGCTCTCCTATTACATTCCATCATATGCGGAAGTAGTTTATTTAATTATCTTCCCATTAGAACAGGTGTTGCAGCGGTTGTAACGAATAATAAAAAATTTATTTATTTTTTTTCTTAAATTATTTCTTGCACTACCCAATTTTTATTCATAAAAGCAGTTTTTAAACTGTAAAATCTATCATTAATTTCATTAATGAAAACCAACATAATAAAGTTAGATTATAATTTGTTACAATGGGGATTCAAACATGGAATTTAAATTTCTTAAATCTGACAACAAAAGGATAGAAAAAAAGTTAGAACAATTAAACAAGGAATATCTGGAAATTGAACATCAAAAAGAACTAGATAAAATTGAGGAAAGATGTAAAGAAATAAAAAAACAATCGGATAATAATTTAAAAGCAGAAATATGGGCTGATATTTACCAAGATGTTCTTACACTTGAGAAAAAATCGGATGAATATAAAAAATCTGAAAAGAAGAAATAAAATAGATGAATAATACCTAAAAATAAAGATTAATTAAAAAATAAATACATAATCTATTAACCCCTAATTATTATTTACCCCTTATTATATTCTAATTATAAACTGTTTGTAGATAATTTACGCTCAAATGGCTAAATTGATTTAAACAACATTTACTGAAACATTATTCTTTTTACAGATCTGTACAATGTAATCTGAAGACATGAAAAGACTGGATGTTATTTTGATTTGCTGTTTGAATAAGTCACTTGATTCCACACCAAAAATTGTAATCCCCAATACCTTATCCTGTGAATCCATAACAGGACCTCCACTTTCACCCTTAGTTGTTTCGGCAGTGGTACCATAATATATTGAGCTATTTGCGACAGTCTGTGATGTTAATGATATTGTAAACCAGTTGACAAGATTTTCAAATATGGATTGAATATTGAAATTGTTGTTGGAGTTTGTGCCATTTTTAGCTGTTTCGGTGGTTAAAAATCCATTAGAAATTGATGGTTTCAGCTCCTGCTGATTAAAACTTGAATTTGTGCTGTTCGAACCAGGATACCCATACATATGGACTTTTTCTAGAATCGTAGGCTTTTTTGAACTTATATTAAGTGTGGGTAAATTATTAAGATTTGTGTTGAGCTTTAAAAGTGCAACATCTTCACCTATATTAAGATTTCCCACATCCACAAGTGTTGCAGTAAAGTTCTGGTCAATATTTGGTACTTTGACTTTTATAACCTGTTTTGTAGAACTAACAGATAGAAGACCTCTCTGAATTAATGCATTGGTTGTGCTGTTTGGATCGGCAGAGGAAGTTCCAAGTTCAGATACTAACTCCGGATTGTACTGGTCAATATAACCTTTAACAGCTGCCATTTCGGTATAACGTTCTATGTCGCTGCTACTCAATATTTTAAGCTGCTCTTTATCGAGTGCTTCAAGATCACCTACCACGTGGAGTGCTGTTATAATATAACCATTGTTGGTTACAATAAAACCCGTACCTGTATCCAGGGGATAGTATATCACAGTGATTGATGTAGTTCTGTTAAGGAATGGATCATTGATTGTAACCACACCTGAAACACCATTTTCAATATAAACAACGGATCCAGCTGGTTGGGAATTATAATTAGACTGGGAATTACCTCCAGTAAAGTATTGAACAGTAAAAACAACTGCAATTATAATCAAAACAGTTAATATTAAGAGTGATAATTTTTTAAACTTCATTATTTCATTCCCTAGGATTTTTATTTGGATATCTTAAACAGATTTATAATATATTTGTTTTGAATATATCAAATTATTTTTATATGTATATACATTTTTCATTAACTAAAAGAAAATGTTAAAGCTAAATAATGTAAAATAAATAAAAACAAAAAAATAGAATTAATATTTATTTTAATTTTACACATGTAATTATCTTGATCTTAATTAGATATCCTATAATATGAAAAACAGAGATTAAATGAATTTATCACAACAAAATACCTATTTTAAGTTTAAAGACTTAAATCGGTCATATTATTCTATTTTTATATTATTTAGGGAACTCCCCGAGCCCTAAGTTCTGCCCCACCAGCAGAACAAATCATACTATGTTGTCATTATTTATTAATTCTTCTAGTTAATTGTCAAACAAAGGTATTGATATACATCAGAAAATTTTTATTAAAAGGGATGGAAATAAATTGAATCAATATATCAATATAATATAATTTGTAAAAAAATAATTAACTAATTTAATTTAGTGATTTATTCCTCATCTTTTAGAAGGGCAGCACACCTTCGAACCTGGTGGAATGGAATAACATCAACAGTAACATATTTTGTTTCAATATACTCACGGTAAATAAAAATTGCAGAAGAAACTTCAATTTTTACAATTTCTTGGTCATTCTTTACAGCACCTACAATCTCTTTTAAAACAGATTGTCCATATAACTCATATGAATCTTCAAAATCTAGTTCAAGGCTTTGTATTTCTTTTTCAATTGCCATACAATTCCACCTCTATTTATTTTTAAGTAATACAACATTATAACTCTGTTACTAATTAAATTTTTCTTTAAAAAAAGAATATCAATTTAAATTTCAGTTTTAAAATCTATCATCTTATAATGAAATCAAATAACCAAAATTTGTATGGTAATGTGTTCATCCAGATTCATTGGGTTTTACATTCTTATCTAAGTTAAAGGGTAGTAAATAGAATTTAGCATGAAGAACAAAAGTATTACAATAAATACAATGGTCATAATTGGACGCGACATATTTTTAATGCTGCGGTTGCCTTCTTTAATAGCACTGTACGCATGGTTTGTTCCAGAGAGGGCCAGGAATATTATTAAAACCGACATAATGGCTAGCTGAGCAAAGTAACCCCATCCTAACAGATATACAAGTATAGCTGTAATTGCAAGTGCAAGGTTATTTGCTCCAGATTGTCGTTGATAACCCTTTCCACCGGTGTATCCTGATTGCTCAGATGCACTTTCACCAAAGAATATACTTTCAATACCTGTTAAACCTGCAATAAAGATTACAGCAAATGCTGTTATTATACTGAACTGCTGTATCGGGTTGTTTCCCCAATAAATAGCCAGAAATATTCCAATGGCAATACCTGCCAATCTGCTTATCTCCAAAATATTGTTTATTTTAGTGTTCATTTTAAATCTCCAACAAAAGTCTAAATAAAGTAATTTTAACTATAAACATATTATCTTCAAGGATATTAATATGTCAGGCTATTTGAGTGTATTTGATTATAATAAATTGATATTAAAAATAAATAAACCAAGGAATTTAAAAAAAATATAAAATTATTACCAGCCTGTAAATGGACACCACCATTTACCATAAGATGGACAGTCGGTTCTGTCACATAAAGCTGAATTAGCTGAGTTTGTTGCACAATTTGCGTTCATTTTACAGTCTATTGGTCTACTTTTAACTTCTATGTTCATTCCAAATCCATTATCCATAATATCCACCTCAATTGAAATTTCTTCTAACCATTATATGATATATACTAAACTTTAAATATAAAAACTTTTAGCTTTTAATGTAAAAATTAGGAAGAAAATGAACAAATATCCATTATTAATACATTATGAGGATATTATGTTAAAATAGTAAAATATTGAAACATTAAACAAAGTTGAAATTCTCAAGGATTATTCTAAAATTAAATAAATAGATTCATATTAAAAATAAAGAATTTTCTCTAATTATTCACAAAAATATCTCAATATATTAATAAAAAAAAAGGAATGAAGAAAAATAATAAGATACTTCCTGATTATTAGTTCTCAAAGGTTTCAACAGTTTCTTTAAGATATTTCCTTATGTTAATATTTTGTGTGCATTTATCCTCACACTCACCGCATTCATCACAGAACGATGCACTCATCTTTTTGGCCTTGAGAAATGTATAATTTCCTTTAGGTTTTTTCATGTTATCGTAAATATAAATATCATTTAATAGATTCAGGTTTAATGGGATATCAACCCCTTTCTTACAAGGCATACAGTAATTACAGCCTGTGCATCCAACATGAATCTTTTCTGTGTAAATCTCTCTTACTTCATCGTACAGATTCAACTCATCATCTGTAAGACTGTGGATATGGCCTTGCTCTGCTGTTTTGAGGTTTTCTATGACCTGTTCCATGGCGGTCATACCGCTTAAAACCACATCAACTTCTTGCTGGTTCCAGAGGAAACGAAAAGCCCATTCTGCAAGACTTCTTTTAACTTCTGCCTTGTCCCATATTGCCTGCACTTCAAATGGAATATTTGTTGTTAAACATCCCCCTCTAAGGGGTTCCATTATAACTGTTCCCAGACCTTTAGATGCTGAATATTCAATTCCTGCTTTGCCTGCCTGGAATTTCTGGTCCATGTAGTTATCCTGGATCTGAGAAAAGCTCCAGTCATAAGAATCAACAACTTCCTTGAAGAAATCAAATTCATCATGGAAAGAAAAGCCAGCATATCCAATTTTTTCATCTTCAATTGCAGAGTCAAGAAAATCAAAAACATCCATATCTGTTAATGTACCCCAAAAATCCCTGTGAAGACCATGGAGAAGATAGAAATCTATTCTATCGGTTTGAAGTTTTTCAAGCTGTTTATCCAGAAAATAATTTAGGTCTTCCTTTTTCTGGACTAACCAGCTTGGAAGTTTAGTTGACAGATACACTTCATCTCTGTACCCATCTTTTAGAGCATTTCCAACGAATATTTCACTCATACCGCCATGGTATGGGAAGGCTGTGTCAATGTAGTTTACACCTTCATCTATTGCATGGTGTATCATCTCGGTTGCAAGGGGTATGTTTATCTTTTCAGGTTTTTCATCTACTGTTGGAAGTCGCATACATCCAAATCCGAGTATTGAAACTTTTTTACCTGTTTTTCCAAGGGTTCTGTATAACAAAATAATAATCCTCCTAAATAAAATATATTACATACATTCAAATTTGAGTTATAAATCTGAATATTAAAGAATTCTATATGATCCTCATTTTAATTATAATCTAAGGTAATATGTTATAATCCTGTTACATTAAGACTCAATAGTTGGTAGATATGGTCAGTTTCAGCTTTCACAAATAATATTCGATGTGAACATGCCGGTTATAGGCATTGTATACTATGCTATAGGGACATATGCAACCCAAAATGACCTCGTTATTGATAAAATGGTAAAATATTCCGAAAGTATCAATCAATCTAATCTTTTATTCATTGTATTGGTT
This sequence is a window from Methanobacterium sp. SMA-27. Protein-coding genes within it:
- a CDS encoding TetR/AcrR family transcriptional regulator; its protein translation is MNDKKQSILDVSLKLFVERGFHGTSTAEIAKTAGVATGTLFHYFKTKEDLINTLYLNIKGCLLNDVKGNYNDKESFKENIKKLWLKFINFGINNPYKFQFILIFHSSPYITSLTKEQAETRFVEVLEIYKKGIEKNEIKMVYNEMVMDYFWGNIFGTVSHFTKYPENLNEKNINLAFELFWDGISK
- a CDS encoding aldo/keto reductase, whose protein sequence is MLYRKIEKNGDELSVLGYGAMRLPSKNGRTDEERSIKQIRYAIDHGVNYIDTAIAYMNEPLVGRALQDGYREKVKIATKLPPWNVKNKEDIENVFKVQLENFNIEYIDYYMLHGLHATNWKKMIELDVLTFLDKIKKAGKIKNAGFSFHGDKDTFKEIVDSYDWDFCMIQYNYLDEENQAGTEGLKYAAERGLGIIVMEPFRGGNLTRAIPPEVQEIWDKSEVKRTPAEWALRWVLNHPEVTCVLSGMNEEEHIEENLKIADEALPNSLSEEELDIIGQVRDKYRELMKIGCTGCRYCMPCPSGVDIAKCFEMYDSSKIFPSNKIETQIMYALSLGVIHGKPAYASNCTKCGKCERHCPQELPIMDLLDDVSGDMEGVITKIFPPIFKTYLRFDKYRTDRRARNM
- a CDS encoding TMEM175 family protein, with the protein product MVESEISGTMDTKRLETLVDGIFAIAMTLLVLGLAAPQISGPLTNAAVTNAILNIIPNLISLIISFILLAVFWKIHHRIFKQIDRMDGTLLWINVIWLLFIVLVPFSSTLTGDYGQFPVTHVVFNLNMLGIAVLLFLNWEYATRHNFILDTVDKAQITFTKRINIAFIGLVFLAILLSYYIPSYAEVVYLIIFPLEQVLQRL
- a CDS encoding trypsin-like peptidase domain-containing protein; amino-acid sequence: MKFKKLSLLILTVLIIIAVVFTVQYFTGGNSQSNYNSQPAGSVVYIENGVSGVVTINDPFLNRTTSITVIYYPLDTGTGFIVTNNGYIITALHVVGDLEALDKEQLKILSSSDIERYTEMAAVKGYIDQYNPELVSELGTSSADPNSTTNALIQRGLLSVSSTKQVIKVKVPNIDQNFTATLVDVGNLNIGEDVALLKLNTNLNNLPTLNISSKKPTILEKVHMYGYPGSNSTNSSFNQQELKPSISNGFLTTETAKNGTNSNNNFNIQSIFENLVNWFTISLTSQTVANSSIYYGTTAETTKGESGGPVMDSQDKVLGITIFGVESSDLFKQQIKITSSLFMSSDYIVQICKKNNVSVNVV
- a CDS encoding DUF6790 family protein, yielding MNTKINNILEISRLAGIAIGIFLAIYWGNNPIQQFSIITAFAVIFIAGLTGIESIFFGESASEQSGYTGGKGYQRQSGANNLALAITAILVYLLGWGYFAQLAIMSVLIIFLALSGTNHAYSAIKEGNRSIKNMSRPIMTIVFIVILLFFMLNSIYYPLT
- a CDS encoding aldo/keto reductase is translated as MLYRTLGKTGKKVSILGFGCMRLPTVDEKPEKINIPLATEMIHHAIDEGVNYIDTAFPYHGGMSEIFVGNALKDGYRDEVYLSTKLPSWLVQKKEDLNYFLDKQLEKLQTDRIDFYLLHGLHRDFWGTLTDMDVFDFLDSAIEDEKIGYAGFSFHDEFDFFKEVVDSYDWSFSQIQDNYMDQKFQAGKAGIEYSASKGLGTVIMEPLRGGCLTTNIPFEVQAIWDKAEVKRSLAEWAFRFLWNQQEVDVVLSGMTAMEQVIENLKTAEQGHIHSLTDDELNLYDEVREIYTEKIHVGCTGCNYCMPCKKGVDIPLNLNLLNDIYIYDNMKKPKGNYTFLKAKKMSASFCDECGECEDKCTQNINIRKYLKETVETFEN